In Trifolium pratense cultivar HEN17-A07 linkage group LG7, ARS_RC_1.1, whole genome shotgun sequence, a genomic segment contains:
- the LOC123896987 gene encoding signal peptidase complex-like protein DTM1, whose protein sequence is MANDAALRTSLLWLAVIILVVGICTHSFKKMMVTYVLGLVGISGVLLPDWDYFNRHISRWPYPVTVEERSAASLSHGSGFLRFACSPLRVVVYSLIYGYGIYKWWEYVSS, encoded by the exons ATGGCAAATGATGCAGCTCTAAGAACATCTCTACTTTGGCTAGCAGTAATTATATTGGTGGTTGGTATATGCACACACTCTTTCAAGAAGATGATGGTTACCTATGTTTTGGGTCTTGTTGGAATTTCTGGTGTTCTTTTACCTGATTGGGATTATTTCAACCGTCATATTTCACGTTGGCCTTATCCTGTTACAGTTGAAGAAAGATCAGCAGCTTCTCTTTCTCATGGATCTGGATTTCTAAG GTTTGCATGTTCTCCTCTGAGGGTGGTTGTTTATAGCTTGATTTATGGATATGGTATTTACAAATGGTGGGAGTATGTATCTAGCTAA